The proteins below are encoded in one region of Segatella copri:
- a CDS encoding Outer membrane protein SusF domain-containing protein, with amino-acid sequence MKKTLLYSLAVLASITLASCNGDYDDWANPQANEQEAAAAQYGITFTPGSEAVSSMPNEDGIINLVHLNSTNDNVTGYTLRELKVNNEVIEGEINGNDIQVSAKDLEKFLCNNSNSRACKTYDLKVESKVSINLESGDVISINTAGETTGKLTTSPVPAIDENGYYMLGDLNGKSWDATDPQWMTKIADGVYQLKVTTEKEKNWFKFYEGSKYKYEDGDWTYIDSGALGCKENGCEDGSGYIYFNGDSWGKLQTMVIPGAGTWIVTLDMNNLTYSFAKPVLYMAGNANDWKQIDYLSSEDAVKYTGYMYLDGSGFKFCTQPNWDGTNYGGAFFGESEDNIIMTQPAGYYKVDIDLSEKKYELTPITTIGIIGDATVNGWSGDDINMNYVPYNKETKEGRYWEVKGITLKTGVIKFRANDDWAINWGGELDNLTSKGNPANIAVEEGKYDIKLYPWADGYAKCEMTKK; translated from the coding sequence ATGAAAAAAACATTATTATATAGCTTAGCAGTCTTGGCAAGTATTACACTTGCCAGCTGCAATGGCGACTACGATGATTGGGCTAATCCACAAGCCAATGAGCAGGAAGCAGCAGCTGCCCAATACGGAATCACATTTACACCTGGTTCTGAAGCAGTAAGTAGCATGCCAAACGAAGATGGAATCATCAACCTCGTCCACCTCAACTCTACAAATGACAATGTTACAGGCTATACACTGAGAGAATTGAAAGTGAATAATGAGGTCATCGAAGGAGAAATTAACGGCAATGACATCCAGGTAAGCGCAAAAGATTTGGAAAAGTTCCTCTGCAACAACAGCAATTCACGCGCCTGCAAAACTTATGACTTGAAAGTAGAGTCAAAGGTTTCAATAAACCTAGAATCGGGCGATGTTATTTCCATCAATACAGCAGGAGAAACCACAGGTAAGTTAACAACAAGCCCTGTTCCTGCAATTGATGAAAATGGTTACTACATGCTAGGTGATCTTAACGGAAAAAGCTGGGATGCAACCGATCCTCAATGGATGACTAAGATTGCAGATGGTGTTTACCAGCTCAAAGTTACCACAGAGAAAGAGAAGAACTGGTTTAAGTTCTATGAAGGCAGCAAGTACAAGTACGAAGACGGAGATTGGACTTATATCGACTCTGGTGCTCTGGGATGTAAGGAAAATGGTTGCGAAGATGGTTCTGGCTATATCTATTTTAATGGCGACAGCTGGGGTAAATTGCAGACTATGGTTATTCCAGGAGCTGGTACATGGATTGTAACACTCGACATGAACAATCTGACATACTCTTTTGCTAAGCCTGTGCTCTATATGGCAGGCAACGCTAATGATTGGAAGCAGATTGACTACCTCTCAAGTGAAGATGCAGTAAAATACACTGGTTATATGTACTTGGACGGTAGTGGTTTCAAGTTCTGTACTCAGCCAAACTGGGATGGTACCAACTATGGTGGAGCTTTCTTCGGTGAGTCAGAAGATAACATCATTATGACTCAACCTGCAGGTTACTATAAGGTAGATATTGATTTGTCTGAGAAGAAATACGAACTGACTCCTATCACCACTATTGGTATCATTGGTGACGCAACAGTCAATGGTTGGAGCGGCGACGACATTAATATGAATTATGTTCCTTACAACAAAGAAACTAAGGAAGGTCGCTATTGGGAAGTCAAAGGCATCACTTTGAAAACTGGTGTAATCAAGTTCCGCGCTAACGATGATTGGGCCATCAACTGGGGTGGAGAGTTAGATAATCTCACTTCAAAGGGTAATCCTGCAAACATCGCTGTAGAAGAAGGCAAATACGACATCAAGCTTTATCCTTGGGCTGATGGCTATGCAAAGTGTGAAATGACTAAGAAGTAA
- a CDS encoding transcriptional regulator — translation MRTGDKVLISPDLTHAKDWTQGEVIEVENNPFVGIVISAKTADGNIFFGYKDLFEPAKEAVCTH, via the coding sequence ATGAGAACAGGCGACAAAGTATTAATATCTCCAGACTTGACACATGCCAAAGACTGGACACAGGGCGAAGTGATTGAAGTTGAGAACAATCCTTTCGTAGGAATTGTCATCTCCGCAAAAACCGCAGATGGGAACATATTCTTTGGATATAAGGACTTATTTGAGCCAGCAAAGGAGGCAGTATGTACGCACTAG
- a CDS encoding virulence associated protein D encodes MYALAFDMVISDLQKYYGEPYNKAYYEIKELLKKNGFEWVQGSTYMTMNDDLTALVKTVMELSKIEWFKKSVRDLRGFKVESWSNFTDLVKNS; translated from the coding sequence ATGTACGCACTAGCATTTGATATGGTAATTTCTGATTTACAGAAATACTATGGCGAACCTTACAACAAGGCTTACTACGAAATAAAAGAGCTTCTAAAGAAGAATGGTTTCGAGTGGGTGCAAGGCAGTACATACATGACGATGAATGATGATTTGACTGCACTTGTAAAAACAGTTATGGAGCTTTCTAAAATAGAGTGGTTTAAGAAATCAGTCAGAGATCTAAGAGGATTCAAAGTTGAAAGTTGGTCGAACTTTACTGATTTGGTTAAAAACTCATAG
- a CDS encoding type II toxin-antitoxin system RelE/ParE family toxin has product MKYSIDFTNRFKKSLRKGVKRGLDPTLIEKAVEKLANEGKLPPSYKSHKLHGNLEGIWECHITPDWLMLWEQNDEKLTLLFLNNGTHSDLF; this is encoded by the coding sequence ATGAAATACTCTATTGACTTTACAAACAGATTTAAAAAGTCTTTGCGAAAAGGAGTGAAACGTGGGCTAGACCCTACTCTCATAGAAAAAGCTGTAGAGAAATTAGCTAATGAGGGTAAACTACCGCCATCATATAAATCGCATAAACTTCATGGAAACCTAGAAGGTATATGGGAATGTCACATAACCCCTGATTGGTTGATGCTGTGGGAACAAAACGATGAAAAATTAACTTTGCTGTTTCTCAACAATGGAACCCATAGCGATTTGTTTTGA
- a CDS encoding PD-(D/E)XK nuclease family transposase — protein sequence MFDKHTEAECMDIFDCWIYIVKNMNMFEQMPFSEKYPVFRKLAEIGDLRKLSREELELYDEDIKNMRDIYATRKFDEKKGMEKGMEKEKLATARRLLSMGLSDEQVSTATELPLEEIQKLKEQA from the coding sequence TTGTTCGACAAGCACACGGAGGCAGAGTGTATGGATATATTTGATTGTTGGATTTATATAGTGAAGAATATGAACATGTTTGAACAGATGCCATTCAGCGAGAAGTATCCAGTCTTCCGCAAGTTGGCAGAAATAGGCGACCTCCGCAAGCTCTCCCGAGAGGAACTAGAGCTGTATGACGAGGACATCAAGAATATGCGTGATATATATGCCACCAGAAAGTTTGATGAAAAGAAAGGGATGGAAAAAGGTATGGAAAAAGAAAAGCTAGCCACAGCTCGCCGCCTTCTGTCAATGGGCCTTTCTGATGAGCAAGTATCGACAGCCACCGAACTCCCACTGGAGGAAATCCAGAAATTAAAGGAACAAGCCTGA
- a CDS encoding ORF6N domain-containing protein codes for MYGVTTKVVNQAIRNNPDKFPSGYVIELTNSEKEHVVKNFDHLETLKFSHATVKGFTEQGLYMLATILKSPMATATAIAIIDTFTQLRKLARTIDKVNEDAKEHGILPDKATEGKIQAAMNEVFADKLPLKMRRLTFGVNLGVLKFSIETTRESKE; via the coding sequence TTGTATGGAGTAACAACCAAGGTGGTTAACCAAGCCATAAGAAACAATCCAGATAAGTTTCCTTCTGGATATGTTATCGAACTGACTAACAGCGAGAAAGAGCATGTGGTCAAAAATTTTGACCACCTCGAAACATTGAAGTTTTCTCATGCAACAGTAAAGGGATTTACAGAGCAAGGACTTTATATGCTTGCCACAATATTAAAATCACCAATGGCAACAGCCACCGCCATTGCCATCATTGATACTTTCACTCAACTTCGCAAGTTGGCAAGAACTATAGATAAGGTGAATGAAGATGCAAAGGAGCATGGTATTTTACCAGACAAAGCAACAGAAGGTAAGATACAAGCTGCCATGAACGAAGTCTTCGCAGATAAGCTGCCATTAAAAATGCGCAGATTGACTTTTGGGGTAAATTTAGGAGTGCTGAAATTTTCTATAGAAACCACAAGAGAATCCAAAGAATAA
- a CDS encoding alpha-amylase family glycosyl hydrolase, which produces MKKIYFTLIALLASINMFAQGWPANYSGVMLQGFSWDSYDYSQWTVLEKQADDMKGFIDLVWLPQSGKCIETTKVMGYMPYYYFNQNSSFGTEAELRSLIAKFKANGIGAIADVVVNHRNTDGWYAFPAETYKGVTYQMLSTDICKNDDDGSTATQAKKDGVSLSNNNDEGTDFGGCRDIDHKSENVQKIIKAYLKFLKEDIGYTGFRYDMVKGFSGTHVADYNDATGVKFSVGEYWDGNESIINWINKTNKKSAAFDFQFRYNVRDAISVKDNKVVSSQNWSKLKSDYNLMHDPTYRQYAITFVENHDMQYRSKDEPLDPLKRDTLAANAYMLAMPGTPCVFQPHWRAYKQEIKSMIEARKLAGITNMSNYTNKMAQIACFANETTGDKAKLIVVVGNNTKAYTPSADYAQILEGYHYRYYLSKSAETAWCNIPSGEYEAGFKAKLTAVSQNSNAKLVYTTDGTDPTAKSKQVATGNTINIDETCTLKVGLLINGNVTGIRTYNYTVKTFEPYTITIYANADQVTNWGSAMYFYAWNSSETFTLGWPGTAVTATKTLNGKKWYYMDFKIKSKDAIVNIIFNQGNGTGKKQTVDMNAGNSTKFYEITTAQNNGKYTCKDVTAIWAPTGITGTPTISNTTTTDNAWYTLSGMKMGKKPAKNGIYIHQGKKVIIR; this is translated from the coding sequence ATGAAGAAGATATACTTTACACTTATCGCTTTACTGGCAAGCATCAATATGTTTGCACAAGGCTGGCCTGCTAACTATAGTGGCGTCATGCTGCAAGGATTCTCATGGGATTCTTACGACTACTCCCAATGGACTGTTTTAGAGAAGCAAGCCGATGACATGAAAGGATTCATCGACCTAGTATGGCTTCCACAAAGCGGTAAATGCATCGAAACCACAAAGGTGATGGGCTATATGCCATATTATTATTTCAACCAGAACTCCTCATTCGGAACTGAGGCTGAACTCAGAAGTCTGATTGCCAAGTTCAAAGCCAACGGCATAGGCGCAATAGCTGATGTTGTGGTCAACCATCGCAATACAGACGGCTGGTATGCCTTCCCTGCAGAAACCTACAAGGGAGTGACCTACCAGATGCTGTCTACCGATATCTGCAAGAATGATGATGATGGAAGTACGGCAACACAGGCAAAAAAAGACGGGGTTAGCCTCAGCAATAACAATGATGAGGGAACCGACTTTGGAGGATGCCGTGATATTGACCATAAGAGCGAGAACGTACAGAAGATTATCAAGGCATATCTGAAATTTCTGAAGGAGGATATAGGATATACCGGTTTCCGCTACGACATGGTAAAGGGTTTCAGCGGTACCCACGTGGCTGACTACAATGATGCAACAGGCGTAAAATTCTCTGTTGGAGAATATTGGGACGGAAACGAGTCTATCATCAACTGGATAAACAAAACCAACAAGAAGAGTGCAGCCTTCGACTTCCAGTTCCGTTATAATGTACGCGACGCAATAAGCGTAAAAGACAATAAGGTTGTTTCATCGCAAAACTGGTCAAAGCTGAAGAGCGATTACAATCTGATGCATGACCCAACATACCGTCAGTATGCCATCACATTCGTAGAGAATCACGACATGCAATACCGCTCTAAAGATGAGCCGCTGGATCCTCTTAAGCGAGATACGCTTGCTGCAAATGCCTATATGCTCGCCATGCCGGGAACTCCTTGCGTGTTCCAGCCACACTGGAGAGCCTACAAACAGGAAATCAAGAGCATGATTGAAGCCCGCAAACTTGCAGGCATCACCAACATGAGCAATTATACCAACAAGATGGCGCAGATCGCATGCTTTGCCAATGAGACTACCGGCGACAAGGCTAAGCTCATCGTGGTTGTAGGAAACAACACCAAGGCATATACTCCAAGTGCTGATTATGCACAGATTCTCGAAGGATACCACTACCGTTATTATCTTTCTAAATCTGCAGAAACCGCATGGTGCAACATTCCATCAGGCGAATACGAGGCAGGATTCAAGGCTAAGCTTACGGCTGTGAGTCAGAACAGCAATGCCAAACTGGTATACACTACTGACGGCACAGACCCTACAGCCAAGAGCAAGCAGGTAGCTACAGGTAACACCATCAACATAGATGAGACCTGCACCTTGAAGGTTGGCTTGCTTATCAATGGAAACGTAACAGGTATCCGTACCTACAATTATACCGTCAAGACATTCGAGCCATATACCATCACCATATATGCCAATGCCGACCAGGTAACCAACTGGGGTTCAGCCATGTATTTCTACGCATGGAATTCCAGCGAAACCTTTACACTAGGCTGGCCAGGTACTGCTGTTACAGCAACCAAAACGCTGAACGGAAAGAAGTGGTACTATATGGACTTCAAAATCAAAAGCAAGGATGCTATCGTAAACATCATCTTCAATCAGGGAAATGGAACAGGCAAGAAGCAGACCGTAGACATGAACGCTGGCAACAGCACCAAGTTCTACGAGATTACCACTGCACAGAATAATGGCAAATACACCTGCAAGGATGTTACCGCCATCTGGGCACCAACAGGCATCACAGGAACTCCAACCATAAGCAATACCACAACTACAGACAATGCATGGTATACGCTAAGCGGTATGAAAATGGGTAAGAAGCCTGCAAAGAATGGTATTTACATCCATCAGGGAAAGAAAGTGATTATCAGATAA
- a CDS encoding NAD kinase encodes MAQQHLKFAIFGNEYQAKKSASIEKILLYLEKKEAEVYVENAYYEFLTRDQHLDVKAAGVFEDYNFDVDYVISMGGDGTFLKAASRVGAKGTPIIGVNMGRLGFLADVLPSEIESALDSLYAGDCLIEEHAVIQVEAEGGILAGNPFALNDIAVLKRDDASMISIRTQVDGEFLVTYQADGLIVTTPTGSTAYNLSNGGPIIIPQSGSICLTPVAPHSLNIRPIVINDTAVITLDIESRSHNYLVAIDGRSERMTEETRLIIRKAPHSIKIVKQRNQRYFSTLREKLMWGADQRER; translated from the coding sequence ATGGCACAGCAACATTTAAAATTCGCAATATTTGGTAATGAATACCAGGCTAAGAAGTCGGCTTCGATAGAGAAAATCCTTCTTTATCTCGAAAAGAAGGAGGCTGAAGTTTATGTGGAGAATGCTTATTACGAGTTTCTTACCCGCGACCAGCATCTCGATGTGAAGGCGGCTGGGGTGTTCGAGGATTACAACTTCGATGTGGATTACGTCATCTCTATGGGTGGTGACGGTACCTTCCTGAAGGCAGCGAGCCGTGTGGGAGCCAAGGGTACACCTATCATCGGTGTGAATATGGGCAGATTGGGCTTCCTTGCCGATGTGCTGCCAAGCGAGATAGAGTCGGCGCTGGACAGTCTTTATGCCGGTGATTGTCTGATAGAGGAGCATGCGGTGATTCAGGTGGAGGCAGAAGGTGGCATACTTGCCGGCAATCCGTTCGCCCTCAACGATATCGCCGTACTGAAGCGTGATGATGCTTCGATGATTTCCATCCGTACGCAGGTAGATGGCGAATTCCTCGTCACTTATCAGGCGGATGGTCTGATTGTTACTACGCCAACAGGTTCTACGGCATACAATCTATCGAATGGCGGACCTATCATCATTCCGCAGAGTGGCAGCATCTGTCTTACTCCGGTTGCTCCTCACAGTCTGAACATCCGTCCTATCGTCATCAACGATACGGCTGTCATTACGCTCGATATCGAGAGTCGCAGCCACAACTATCTGGTAGCCATCGATGGTCGTAGTGAGCGTATGACGGAGGAAACCCGCCTTATCATCCGCAAGGCTCCTCATAGCATCAAGATTGTGAAGCAGCGCAACCAGCGTTATTTCTCTACCCTGAGAGAAAAACTGATGTGGGGTGCTGACCAGCGCGAAAGATAA
- a CDS encoding TlpA family protein disulfide reductase, with product MNKIKLAAVIFGLFSYSVSMQAQLLKGTVKADSISDMMITYYPDGNILEAVSTDIERDAKGNFIYDGPIPSKEQDITIQADNDIFGVHLEKGKTAQITIFRNKEGKLEAKISGDNADLSRFYNTYTQGYDMMKYWSPDPEDAKPNAEYRKILEEENAHVMKELQKLKGKPYFNYYKRLSEGMYTWSKIRLIMDLSYDEKKHTIDYPEYINAVKDIDPNDSINLATNLSSAWLDYQWNLLYKETNDSTKSYLANIQNIEGKITNPKVKKFLVNMFMYGYSMAPAGDIKTIWKVYENLAKDYPEMIAKYKPMIQTALKSFDGKPLPYDPTIETPDGKTCKLSFLYGKLTYIDMWATWCGPCCKEIPHLEKVVEKYKGNDKIQFISISIDANKQAWLNKLKKDNPAWPQYIMPQADADKLMKQMGINGIPRFLMLDGNGNVIFPDAKRPSDPELIEDLNNHIK from the coding sequence ATGAATAAAATAAAACTTGCAGCCGTCATTTTCGGCTTATTTAGTTATTCTGTCTCCATGCAGGCCCAACTATTGAAAGGAACAGTAAAGGCAGACAGCATCAGCGACATGATGATTACCTACTATCCTGACGGAAACATTTTGGAAGCCGTCAGTACAGACATCGAAAGAGATGCCAAAGGCAACTTTATCTATGATGGTCCCATCCCAAGCAAAGAACAGGACATTACCATCCAAGCCGACAATGACATCTTTGGCGTCCACTTAGAGAAAGGAAAGACTGCACAGATCACCATTTTCCGCAATAAGGAAGGAAAGCTTGAGGCGAAAATCAGCGGAGACAACGCAGACCTCAGCCGTTTCTACAACACTTACACCCAAGGATACGACATGATGAAATACTGGTCACCAGATCCAGAGGATGCAAAGCCCAACGCAGAGTATCGCAAAATCCTCGAAGAGGAAAATGCCCACGTGATGAAAGAACTTCAGAAACTCAAAGGCAAACCTTACTTCAACTATTACAAAAGATTGAGCGAAGGCATGTACACCTGGAGCAAGATTCGCCTCATCATGGATCTTTCATACGATGAGAAGAAGCATACCATAGACTATCCCGAATATATCAATGCCGTCAAGGACATCGACCCCAACGACTCCATCAACTTAGCCACCAATCTGAGTAGCGCTTGGCTTGATTACCAGTGGAATTTGCTATACAAGGAGACCAACGACTCCACAAAAAGCTATCTTGCCAATATACAGAACATAGAGGGAAAGATAACCAATCCCAAGGTGAAGAAGTTCCTCGTCAACATGTTCATGTATGGCTATTCGATGGCACCAGCGGGCGACATCAAGACCATCTGGAAGGTTTACGAAAATCTGGCAAAGGATTATCCAGAAATGATTGCAAAGTACAAGCCCATGATACAAACTGCTCTGAAGTCGTTCGACGGAAAGCCATTGCCATACGATCCAACGATAGAGACACCAGACGGCAAGACATGCAAATTGAGTTTCCTCTATGGCAAACTCACCTATATAGATATGTGGGCAACTTGGTGCGGACCATGCTGCAAGGAGATTCCTCACCTCGAAAAAGTGGTAGAGAAATACAAGGGCAACGACAAGATTCAGTTCATCAGCATCTCCATCGATGCCAACAAGCAGGCTTGGCTCAACAAGCTAAAGAAAGACAATCCTGCCTGGCCGCAATACATCATGCCACAAGCAGACGCAGACAAATTGATGAAACAGATGGGCATCAATGGCATTCCACGCTTCCTGATGTTGGATGGCAATGGCAATGTCATCTTCCCAGATGCCAAACGTCCTTCAGATCCAGAGCTTATCGAAGACCTCAATAATCATATTAAATAA
- a CDS encoding FecR family protein — MEKYTNEHISALLFKKIIGSISSDEEMELNTWRKEEAEHEKLYQRMLDYQYINSQLQKRRFVNTERPQAEMLQRIASPSKRWHRLGIAASFLAIISLSAAWMWTQQEQKERQEVAAILAPATNKGIVPGENKAILTLTDGRQIALGEKVGKEKPSLLDKAIAKITGSQKQLCLDIPRGGEFKIVLEDSTEVWLNSETQLIYPEKFAENERRVIVKGEAFFKVAHESNRPFRVETDGQLVTVHGTQFNVKSYKEDRKILTTLLEGSISLSRKNNSGEVLLSPGHQSQFDKLSSSTNIKSVNAEIVASWRQGKFVFENQTLEEIMQELSRWYSFEYNFANAELKKIVFMGSIPRYSKFATALTILEKSGNIHFKVHGKHLIVTK, encoded by the coding sequence ATGGAGAAATATACTAACGAGCATATCAGTGCCTTGCTCTTCAAGAAAATCATAGGTTCCATCTCTTCCGACGAAGAGATGGAACTCAATACTTGGCGAAAAGAAGAAGCTGAGCACGAAAAACTATACCAGCGTATGCTTGACTACCAATACATCAACAGTCAATTACAAAAGCGTAGGTTTGTGAATACAGAACGTCCACAAGCGGAAATGCTCCAACGTATAGCATCTCCATCCAAGAGATGGCATCGCTTGGGCATCGCCGCTTCCTTCCTTGCCATCATCAGCCTTAGCGCAGCATGGATGTGGACGCAGCAAGAGCAGAAAGAACGACAAGAAGTGGCAGCTATCTTGGCTCCAGCCACCAACAAAGGCATCGTGCCAGGCGAGAACAAGGCCATCCTGACCCTCACCGACGGAAGACAAATCGCATTGGGCGAGAAAGTAGGCAAAGAGAAGCCCTCACTCTTGGACAAAGCCATCGCCAAGATTACCGGCAGTCAAAAACAGTTGTGCCTTGACATTCCGCGTGGAGGAGAGTTCAAGATTGTCCTCGAAGACAGCACGGAGGTCTGGCTAAATTCCGAGACCCAACTCATCTATCCTGAAAAATTCGCAGAAAATGAGCGCCGTGTTATCGTGAAAGGAGAAGCTTTCTTCAAGGTGGCCCATGAAAGCAACCGACCTTTCAGGGTGGAAACAGATGGACAGCTTGTCACGGTACATGGTACGCAATTCAACGTGAAATCATACAAGGAAGACAGAAAGATACTGACCACCTTGTTGGAAGGCAGTATCTCCCTGAGCAGGAAAAACAACAGCGGCGAGGTTCTACTCAGCCCTGGACATCAATCACAGTTCGACAAGCTTTCCTCCAGCACGAACATCAAGTCAGTCAATGCAGAGATTGTTGCGAGTTGGCGACAAGGAAAATTCGTGTTCGAGAACCAGACTTTGGAGGAAATCATGCAAGAGCTTAGCCGCTGGTATTCATTCGAGTATAACTTTGCCAACGCCGAATTGAAGAAGATAGTGTTCATGGGTAGCATTCCACGCTACTCCAAGTTCGCCACAGCCCTCACCATTCTGGAAAAGAGCGGTAACATCCATTTCAAAGTTCACGGCAAACATCTGATAGTAACTAAATAA